A region from the Aulosira sp. FACHB-615 genome encodes:
- a CDS encoding FkbM family methyltransferase, with translation MSLVQKYSCKIRFAMSRLPYFPIKYWLTDEDIKPVPVLWSKIMPFFNSEKGFFNFELWGWDVRELRFLNRFISPGMVFLDIGAYHGIYSIIAGRKVSTTGKVYTFEPTPSHYRRINHHLWLNKIENVVVEQLALSDSDGTTEFHIPVNGVMTVGSLKPSLFSRGKLKAITVETTRLDTYIEKQKIEKIDIIKVDVEGAEMLFFEGAKATFKHFQPLLILEAIDVACEPWGYKASALLSKVQQDYDYVLYEFDEQGYLSPHNICETYPSVSNANFLAVPRIKVDCIKPFLTAHR, from the coding sequence ATGAGCTTAGTTCAGAAATATAGTTGTAAAATCCGTTTTGCTATGTCTCGTCTGCCTTACTTTCCCATTAAGTATTGGCTGACTGATGAGGATATAAAACCTGTGCCAGTTTTATGGTCAAAAATTATGCCATTTTTCAACTCTGAGAAAGGTTTTTTTAACTTTGAGCTTTGGGGTTGGGATGTACGTGAGTTACGCTTTTTGAATAGGTTTATTTCACCAGGAATGGTATTTCTGGATATAGGTGCTTATCATGGAATTTACTCAATAATAGCAGGGAGAAAAGTATCAACTACAGGTAAAGTATATACATTTGAACCAACACCAAGTCATTATCGTCGCATTAATCATCATCTTTGGCTCAATAAAATTGAAAATGTTGTAGTTGAGCAATTGGCTTTAAGTGATTCAGATGGCACAACAGAGTTTCATATTCCGGTGAATGGAGTAATGACTGTAGGTAGTTTAAAACCTTCATTATTTAGTAGAGGTAAACTCAAGGCAATTACTGTAGAAACAACCCGATTAGATACTTATATAGAAAAACAAAAAATAGAAAAAATCGACATCATTAAAGTTGATGTGGAAGGTGCAGAAATGCTTTTTTTTGAAGGAGCTAAAGCCACATTCAAGCATTTCCAACCTTTATTAATTTTGGAAGCAATTGATGTTGCCTGTGAGCCGTGGGGTTATAAAGCATCTGCTTTGTTGTCTAAAGTTCAACAAGACTATGATTATGTTTTGTATGAATTTGATGAGCAGGGTTATCTCAGTCCACACAATATTTGTGAAACTTACCCATCTGTGAGCAATGCAAACTTTTTGGCAGTTCCCAGGATCAAAGTTGATTGTA
- a CDS encoding exostosin family protein — protein MNQETLIKYSEGFAKKLEHQPIKSRLRLFSFWLQRIRKNLRLQQLNSSLSEDDYNSLVKVPFCLQDPPYKYQGYQGPWIEDFFYEYWVNNHLRKHLTYLPILFDSFFFHSQVHKYTPRQFKYIYSQMLQVLQESIHPDKIYFTILGMYDFPIWDWHNFPKNVLVFSAGGGGDVPIPLLKGSPEFKCPTKEILVSFMGRLDGASNSGNVRQKMYETLKEVAYFGQGSHWRSVMEKSTFTLCPRGLGQTSFRLYEAISVGSIPIYIWDDIEWLPYQDVLDWSEIAISVNSKDIDKIPDLIKAHSPEDIFRKQQRIAELYLKFFTLEAVCENIVRMLDNFNSMTDVIQITSKRRI, from the coding sequence ATGAATCAAGAAACCTTAATTAAATACTCAGAAGGATTTGCTAAAAAATTAGAACATCAGCCAATCAAGTCGAGATTACGATTATTCTCATTTTGGTTGCAGCGTATTAGGAAAAATTTGCGCCTACAGCAACTGAATAGTAGTTTATCGGAAGATGATTATAACTCACTTGTCAAAGTGCCGTTTTGTTTACAAGATCCACCTTATAAATATCAAGGCTACCAAGGCCCTTGGATAGAAGATTTTTTCTATGAGTATTGGGTTAATAATCATCTCCGTAAGCACCTGACCTACTTACCAATTTTGTTTGACAGCTTCTTTTTTCACAGTCAAGTACATAAATATACACCTAGACAGTTTAAATATATTTATAGTCAGATGCTACAAGTTTTACAAGAAAGTATCCATCCTGATAAAATATACTTTACTATTCTAGGAATGTATGATTTCCCTATTTGGGACTGGCATAATTTTCCCAAAAATGTATTAGTTTTTAGTGCTGGTGGTGGTGGTGATGTTCCAATTCCACTATTAAAAGGAAGTCCAGAATTCAAATGCCCTACTAAAGAAATATTAGTGTCTTTTATGGGTAGATTAGATGGAGCAAGTAATTCTGGAAATGTCCGCCAAAAAATGTATGAAACCCTGAAAGAGGTTGCTTATTTTGGACAAGGATCTCACTGGCGTAGTGTGATGGAAAAATCAACATTTACCCTCTGTCCCCGTGGACTTGGACAAACGAGTTTTCGCTTGTACGAAGCAATTAGTGTAGGATCAATTCCCATTTATATTTGGGACGATATAGAGTGGTTGCCTTATCAAGATGTCTTGGATTGGTCGGAAATTGCCATCAGTGTGAATAGCAAAGACATAGATAAAATTCCAGACTTGATTAAGGCTCATTCCCCGGAAGATATTTTCCGAAAACAGCAACGTATAGCAGAATTATACCTAAAGTTTTTCACTCTTGAAGCTGTTTGTGAAAATATTGTCAGAATGTTGGATAATTTTAATTCAATGACAGATGTTATACAAATTACTAGTAAACGAAGAATATAG
- a CDS encoding glycosyltransferase gives MKQQRICLVSPGHVASNPRLVKEANALHEAGFQVRVVAGDYMAAIRPLDQTILSQAPWAWVLVGLGSKPSYLARRLWQNIARRVTKTGWIPHISIAIWAHSLVSFQLAKAAAAEPADLYIAHNLAALPAAALAAQRHQARLGFDAEDFHVGELPDTPEYQAEIAVRDRIERTFLPLCHHLTAASPGIATAYAQRYGVKMQSILNVCPLGEAPASPCERKSSEPSLYWFSQTIGPGRGLESIIQAMGQMQTPVHLHLRGLPAAGYAQQLMELAQKVGVGDRLHLLPSAPPSEMVRLAAIHDLGLCLELNQPLNRAICLTNKIFTYLLAGLPILMSKTPAQEEIYEELKAAALLANIDDPGAIAIALDTWFSNPDKLQLSHTKAWELGQQIYNWDVEQQKFLFLINNALE, from the coding sequence ATGAAACAGCAACGAATATGTCTAGTTAGCCCTGGTCACGTTGCTTCTAACCCGCGATTAGTGAAAGAGGCGAATGCTTTGCATGAAGCTGGCTTTCAAGTCAGGGTGGTTGCTGGAGATTACATGGCAGCGATTCGCCCCTTAGACCAAACTATTTTGTCACAAGCTCCTTGGGCTTGGGTGCTGGTGGGCTTGGGGTCAAAGCCAAGTTATTTAGCTCGTAGGCTGTGGCAAAATATTGCTCGTCGTGTAACAAAAACTGGCTGGATTCCCCACATATCAATTGCGATTTGGGCGCATAGTTTAGTAAGTTTTCAGCTGGCTAAGGCTGCTGCTGCTGAACCAGCCGATTTGTACATTGCTCATAATTTAGCAGCACTCCCCGCAGCAGCCCTAGCGGCTCAACGTCACCAGGCTCGATTGGGTTTTGATGCTGAAGACTTTCATGTGGGTGAGTTACCTGATACACCAGAGTATCAGGCGGAAATTGCTGTGCGCGATCGCATTGAACGCACTTTTTTACCGCTATGTCATCACTTAACTGCTGCTTCACCAGGAATTGCGACTGCTTATGCTCAACGCTACGGAGTAAAAATGCAGTCAATCCTCAATGTATGTCCCCTTGGGGAAGCACCTGCATCACCCTGTGAACGCAAATCCTCAGAACCCTCGCTTTACTGGTTTTCCCAAACTATTGGCCCTGGTAGGGGGCTGGAATCAATTATCCAGGCAATGGGACAAATGCAAACTCCTGTACATCTGCATCTACGTGGTCTTCCGGCTGCTGGATATGCACAACAGCTAATGGAGTTAGCGCAAAAGGTGGGAGTAGGCGATCGCCTGCATTTGCTACCCTCTGCACCCCCATCAGAAATGGTGCGCCTAGCTGCCATTCATGACCTAGGCTTATGTTTAGAATTAAATCAACCCTTAAATCGAGCTATCTGTTTGACAAACAAAATTTTTACCTATCTTTTAGCAGGTTTACCCATACTGATGAGTAAAACACCTGCCCAAGAAGAAATTTATGAAGAATTAAAAGCAGCAGCTTTATTAGCCAATATTGATGATCCAGGTGCGATCGCCATTGCTTTGGATACTTGGTTTTCTAACCCAGATAAATTGCAACTATCTCATACTAAAGCTTGGGAATTAGGACAACAAATTTATAATTGGGATGTAGAACAACAAAAGTTTTTATTCTTGATCAATAACGCTTTAGAATAA
- a CDS encoding glycosyltransferase family 4 protein, with amino-acid sequence MTTNIQSKPAVTLAHLMPAPFVQQVGKALLEAGMLNQFVTTLVDRPSAEYLNNLCKVASIFKFDLKKQLSRRALTEIPDSLVKDYPFPEIIRLLVGKLDKDKRLTDIVFHWENAGFDNWAARQSLNGSQAVYAYEYNCLATFQTAKQHNIACIYDVPSPEHDYVENLLSQEQEIYPELDTPYRKYCKARQKNRTQRRRQEWQLADVIITNSEFTKASYAAAGLDVEKVKVVPLGAPPITKEVSLGSSEVQPLKFLWAGTFGIRKGGHYLLKAWQKLQPNSHACLDVFGALGLPSALVNDLPREIKISGTVPRAELDELYRQADVLVFPTLCDGFGMVVTEAFAQGLPVITTNQAGAADLVKHGVNGLIIPAGDVDALAEALDWCLTHRQELKEMRKAALETAASWQWSDYRRVLIDNILNGLTVAGYTL; translated from the coding sequence ATGACCACGAATATCCAGTCAAAACCTGCTGTCACATTAGCTCATCTTATGCCTGCTCCTTTTGTCCAACAAGTAGGCAAAGCCTTGTTAGAGGCTGGGATGTTGAATCAATTTGTCACGACTTTAGTTGATCGCCCTAGTGCAGAATATTTAAATAATTTATGTAAGGTAGCATCAATATTCAAATTTGATTTAAAAAAACAGCTATCTCGCCGCGCTCTTACAGAAATTCCAGATTCACTTGTTAAAGATTATCCATTCCCGGAAATTATTCGGCTTTTAGTTGGTAAATTAGACAAAGATAAAAGATTAACTGATATTGTTTTTCATTGGGAGAATGCAGGCTTTGACAATTGGGCTGCTCGTCAATCACTAAACGGCTCCCAAGCAGTTTATGCCTATGAATATAATTGCCTAGCCACTTTTCAAACTGCCAAACAACATAACATTGCTTGCATTTATGATGTTCCCTCGCCTGAACATGATTATGTAGAAAATTTATTATCTCAAGAACAGGAAATATACCCTGAACTTGATACACCTTATCGGAAATATTGCAAAGCTCGTCAAAAGAATCGTACCCAGCGACGTAGGCAAGAATGGCAACTAGCTGATGTCATTATCACTAATTCTGAATTTACTAAAGCATCATACGCTGCTGCTGGTTTGGATGTAGAAAAAGTCAAAGTCGTGCCTTTAGGTGCGCCTCCAATTACTAAAGAAGTATCTCTGGGTAGTTCGGAAGTACAACCTTTAAAGTTTCTGTGGGCAGGAACATTTGGCATTCGCAAAGGTGGCCATTATTTATTGAAAGCTTGGCAAAAATTGCAGCCTAATTCTCACGCTTGTCTTGATGTTTTTGGTGCTTTAGGACTACCTAGTGCTTTAGTAAATGATTTGCCCAGGGAAATCAAAATTTCTGGAACTGTTCCCCGTGCTGAACTTGATGAACTTTATCGCCAAGCTGATGTGCTGGTATTTCCAACTTTATGTGACGGCTTTGGTATGGTTGTAACTGAAGCCTTTGCTCAGGGTTTACCAGTGATCACTACCAACCAGGCTGGTGCGGCTGACTTGGTAAAACATGGTGTTAACGGCTTGATTATTCCTGCCGGAGATGTTGATGCTTTAGCTGAGGCTTTGGACTGGTGTTTAACCCATAGACAGGAACTTAAAGAGATGCGAAAAGCGGCACTAGAGACAGCTGCTAGTTGGCAATGGTCTGATTATCGCCGCGTTTTGATTGACAATATATTGAATGGACTAACAGTGGCTGGCTACACCTTATGA
- a CDS encoding acyltransferase, which translates to MNISTIAQELKLFSKIQPEVNNLNREKRQNSYDSNLEGLRGYAAIAVALFHVFAFKNVLDPAYSPNEYLGQLQPGHAAVMLFFMLSGYVIGLTNTTEFSGKSVKNYLIRRAIRIIPIYWIVVIFSFLCHPVDQFTTVIGNLFFLQQVFVPTITNNASLWSLTYEVGYYFLFLFIWFFKPKLITVLSISLAISIFGWFSPYLPPILQLFCSFVSGWIFWITGLWLAWKIRPQPSHKVPIFSYLLLFIAFTLIRPLSFILEKLGYFYTETNIGGVNFSVLGILPICLLLFMEITQRRLIGYKLLRLGCILVPLLYITPLVLQGRIFENSFWITPAVLIFLTIILWRFKMNISVVAKLAPVGKISYALYILHVPIMKLIHDYFPWQGTWWSFSLRFIVWLLITVAISIFLELVLQPIIKTKLSRLLLPH; encoded by the coding sequence ATGAATATTTCAACAATTGCTCAAGAGCTAAAGTTATTTAGCAAAATTCAACCAGAAGTTAATAATTTAAATCGAGAAAAAAGGCAAAATAGTTATGATTCCAACCTAGAAGGCTTAAGAGGATATGCCGCAATTGCTGTTGCTTTATTTCATGTATTTGCTTTTAAGAATGTGCTTGATCCTGCTTATTCGCCCAATGAATATTTAGGACAACTCCAGCCTGGACATGCAGCCGTTATGCTTTTCTTTATGCTATCGGGCTATGTTATTGGATTAACAAATACAACGGAATTTTCTGGTAAATCAGTTAAAAATTATCTGATTCGTCGAGCGATTCGTATAATTCCCATCTATTGGATTGTTGTGATTTTTTCATTTTTATGTCATCCAGTAGATCAATTCACAACTGTTATCGGCAACTTATTTTTTTTACAGCAAGTGTTTGTACCAACAATTACCAATAACGCTTCGTTGTGGAGTTTAACGTATGAGGTAGGGTACTATTTTTTATTTCTTTTTATTTGGTTTTTTAAACCAAAACTAATAACTGTATTAAGCATCTCTTTAGCTATTAGTATCTTCGGATGGTTTTCTCCATATTTACCCCCTATATTACAACTATTTTGTAGTTTTGTCTCAGGCTGGATATTCTGGATAACTGGTTTATGGTTAGCATGGAAAATTAGACCACAGCCATCGCATAAAGTTCCCATTTTTAGTTACTTGCTTCTATTTATCGCGTTTACGCTTATAAGACCTTTATCTTTTATTTTGGAAAAATTAGGTTATTTCTATACAGAGACCAATATAGGAGGAGTAAATTTTAGTGTTTTGGGTATACTTCCTATCTGTCTATTATTATTTATGGAAATCACTCAACGCCGATTGATAGGATATAAATTATTACGTCTAGGTTGTATATTAGTTCCATTACTTTATATCACACCATTAGTTTTACAGGGTCGTATATTTGAGAATAGTTTTTGGATTACACCCGCAGTATTAATCTTTCTCACTATAATTTTATGGCGATTTAAAATGAATATTTCTGTAGTAGCTAAACTGGCTCCTGTAGGCAAAATTTCTTACGCATTATATATTTTGCATGTGCCTATCATGAAGTTAATTCATGACTACTTCCCTTGGCAGGGAACATGGTGGAGTTTTTCCTTAAGGTTTATAGTTTGGTTGTTGATCACTGTTGCTATTTCTATATTTCTTGAGCTAGTTTTACAGCCAATTATTAAAACTAAACTATCTAGATTACTGCTTCCGCATTAA
- a CDS encoding glycosyltransferase, whose protein sequence is MKSGNGFVYVATGQGYRDEALKSADTLKRSQPGAKICLVTDKAPQKQTLFDDVVVVESENVTFSPLDKTLAVRCPYERVVFLDTDTSVVGELKELFEILNGFEIALLPETKRGWDYELPDVPQPFAEFNTGVIVFRNDARINALFEQWRQMYQQLRQNPGLVNDQPSFRRVLFHSDIRVAPLPSEFHFLGNTENYIMWDARLIHARGDLEAIASQVNRRLGSRVYIPDVGTLQGFNGRLSWAIKLLNFFWNGIQLLWRKPTDSAGMNPGKWWLKEKRTKDAQV, encoded by the coding sequence ATGAAAAGTGGAAATGGATTTGTATATGTAGCAACAGGGCAAGGTTATAGGGACGAAGCCTTAAAATCGGCGGACACCTTAAAACGTTCTCAACCTGGTGCAAAGATTTGTCTAGTCACAGATAAAGCACCACAGAAACAGACTCTTTTTGATGATGTTGTTGTGGTTGAATCAGAAAATGTGACTTTTTCTCCCCTAGATAAGACTTTAGCAGTAAGATGTCCCTACGAGCGAGTTGTCTTTCTGGATACCGATACTTCTGTTGTTGGTGAGTTGAAGGAACTGTTTGAGATACTAAATGGTTTTGAAATTGCTCTATTGCCAGAAACTAAGCGAGGTTGGGATTATGAACTTCCAGATGTGCCTCAACCATTCGCGGAATTCAATACTGGAGTGATTGTATTTCGCAATGATGCACGAATAAATGCTCTGTTTGAACAGTGGCGACAGATGTATCAACAGTTACGGCAAAATCCTGGTTTAGTTAATGATCAACCTAGTTTTCGTAGGGTACTATTTCACTCAGATATTCGGGTCGCACCATTGCCTAGTGAGTTTCATTTTCTAGGTAACACAGAAAACTACATTATGTGGGATGCGCGTCTGATTCATGCACGAGGAGATTTAGAAGCGATCGCCTCGCAAGTAAATCGTCGCCTCGGTAGTCGAGTGTATATTCCTGATGTTGGCACGCTGCAAGGCTTTAATGGTCGGCTCAGTTGGGCAATTAAACTTTTAAACTTCTTCTGGAATGGAATTCAGCTTTTGTGGAGGAAGCCAACAGACTCAGCCGGGATGAATCCGGGGAAATGGTGGCTGAAAGAAAAACGCACAAAAGATGCTCAAGTTTAA
- a CDS encoding glycosyltransferase, translating into MAVCRIYLCTYRRPQLLPRALDSLLNQTFQDWICELHNDDPDDSTPKELVEKITDPRIILVNHPKNLGATQTFNLVFRKVDEPFVSLLEDDNWWNPDFLEKMLEAMEKHPEVEVAWSNMRMWQEQENGIWKNLQTSTFPLSIKEPYKLWYFPHKHQILGALHSQGAMLIRNKNIENYQVPVSTPSAIIEHVRERAYNYPILFVNQELANFAVTRSTSRSKNVVEWGVSQFLLAANFLRYMPLSEENIQLIWQEFRSKKVIATPTLLWSALLYPECRYLLHKATLYDWFVFILKIFKRPIQTYQFLKFIKNLQELQNFLERNTKTSMQKSTKFKFDET; encoded by the coding sequence ATGGCTGTTTGTCGTATTTATCTTTGTACTTATCGCCGTCCTCAGCTTCTGCCTCGTGCCTTAGACAGTTTACTGAATCAGACTTTTCAGGACTGGATTTGTGAACTGCACAATGACGACCCGGATGATTCAACACCCAAAGAGTTAGTCGAAAAAATTACAGACCCTAGAATTATTCTAGTAAATCATCCAAAAAACTTGGGCGCAACGCAAACTTTTAATCTAGTTTTTCGCAAAGTCGATGAACCTTTTGTGTCATTACTAGAAGATGATAACTGGTGGAATCCCGACTTCTTAGAAAAAATGCTAGAAGCAATGGAAAAACATCCAGAGGTAGAGGTGGCTTGGTCTAATATGCGGATGTGGCAAGAGCAAGAAAATGGCATCTGGAAAAATTTGCAGACAAGCACTTTCCCCTTATCAATTAAAGAACCCTACAAATTGTGGTATTTTCCGCATAAACATCAAATATTAGGCGCACTACATTCTCAAGGTGCGATGTTAATTAGAAACAAGAATATAGAAAATTATCAAGTTCCGGTTTCTACTCCTTCTGCGATTATTGAACACGTCCGAGAAAGAGCATATAATTATCCGATTTTATTTGTTAATCAAGAATTAGCAAATTTTGCTGTAACCCGTTCAACATCTCGTTCTAAGAATGTAGTGGAATGGGGTGTATCACAATTTCTGCTTGCTGCTAATTTCTTGAGATATATGCCACTTAGTGAGGAAAACATTCAATTAATTTGGCAAGAATTTAGAAGCAAAAAAGTTATTGCTACACCTACATTATTGTGGTCTGCTTTGTTGTATCCAGAATGCCGTTATCTCTTGCATAAAGCAACTTTATATGACTGGTTTGTATTTATTCTCAAAATTTTTAAGCGTCCGATCCAGACCTATCAATTTTTAAAATTTATCAAGAATCTTCAGGAACTCCAGAATTTTTTAGAGAGAAATACCAAAACATCAATGCAAAAATCTACAAAATTTAAATTCGATGAGACTTAG
- a CDS encoding glycosyltransferase family A protein produces MIPLVSILIPCYNAERWLAQTLESALQQTWKNIEVIIVDDGSIDASVTVAQKFVSHNVKVILQTNRGASAARNKALQEAQGEFIQYLDADDLLAPDKIEHQMQLLNCDRNSDVIASGAWARFQTNPSEAQFIPQPLWVDMLPVEWLVCAWEGHWMMHPAAWLVSRKVADKAGIWNESLSLNDDGEYFCRILLASQGVKFSSDAKSYYRSGNSHSLSGSKSQKAWESAFLALELGTNNLLLKENSPRTRHACATVFQRFIYEVYPDVPELRKKAEAKVRSLGGSDLPPLGGKLYLEISRFIGWKLAKRLQKGVYNFRYFQEPYQKI; encoded by the coding sequence ATGATACCTTTAGTTTCTATACTTATACCTTGCTATAATGCCGAACGTTGGTTAGCTCAAACGTTAGAATCAGCTTTACAGCAAACCTGGAAAAATATAGAAGTAATTATAGTAGATGATGGCTCTATTGATGCTAGTGTGACAGTTGCTCAAAAATTTGTATCACACAACGTTAAAGTTATCCTTCAAACTAATCGGGGAGCAAGTGCAGCCAGAAACAAAGCACTTCAGGAAGCCCAAGGAGAATTTATTCAATATCTAGATGCTGATGATTTATTAGCACCTGACAAGATAGAACATCAAATGCAACTTCTAAATTGCGATCGCAATTCAGATGTGATTGCATCAGGAGCATGGGCGAGATTTCAGACAAATCCTTCCGAAGCTCAATTTATCCCTCAGCCTCTTTGGGTGGATATGCTACCTGTTGAGTGGCTGGTTTGCGCTTGGGAAGGACATTGGATGATGCACCCTGCTGCTTGGTTAGTTTCTCGCAAAGTTGCTGATAAAGCTGGCATTTGGAATGAAAGTTTGTCCTTAAATGACGATGGTGAATATTTTTGTCGTATTCTCTTGGCTAGTCAAGGAGTTAAGTTTAGCTCAGATGCTAAGTCATACTACAGATCAGGCAACTCTCATAGTCTTAGTGGTTCTAAATCTCAAAAAGCATGGGAATCTGCTTTTTTAGCCCTAGAACTTGGTACAAATAATCTTTTGCTAAAAGAAAACAGTCCACGTACACGTCATGCTTGTGCAACCGTGTTTCAACGCTTCATTTATGAAGTTTATCCTGATGTACCTGAATTGAGAAAAAAGGCAGAAGCCAAAGTAAGAAGCTTAGGTGGCTCAGATTTACCGCCTCTAGGGGGTAAGCTTTATTTAGAAATCAGCCGCTTTATAGGTTGGAAATTAGCAAAACGACTGCAAAAGGGAGTTTATAATTTTAGATATTTTCAAGAACCTTATCAGAAAATTTGA
- a CDS encoding glycosyl transferase, translating into MLTNNTISTNVRQLAKKFQFGAIAYKLYYSPKTFVQRTLQKGVLNVVTDHWSSLQMEAAAYNLPSINIKSSQEPLDIYFLTGRNFWYQTCLCAYSMAQHTNLTLRPIIYDDGSLEKKYQDQIIKIFPNAKIILNSEIEEYINQYLPQKKFPYLRERRLNYPNLRKVTDIHIASQGWKLVLDSDMLFFRTPDFLLDWLKSPQQPCHMVDVETSYGYPETLMASLAQANISERLNVGICGLKSEDIDWEKLEYWCRTMIEQQGTHYYQEQALVAMLMAGKPCAVAPDKEYIVMPSKDEVIQPQAVLHHYVADSKPWYFRYGWKHIVK; encoded by the coding sequence ATGTTAACTAATAATACAATTAGCACAAATGTTCGCCAGTTAGCCAAGAAATTTCAGTTTGGGGCGATCGCCTATAAGTTATATTATTCTCCTAAGACATTTGTGCAAAGAACTCTGCAAAAAGGCGTTCTCAATGTGGTGACTGACCATTGGTCAAGCCTACAAATGGAAGCAGCCGCTTATAATTTACCATCAATTAATATTAAATCTTCTCAAGAACCTCTAGATATTTATTTTTTGACTGGGCGAAATTTTTGGTATCAGACCTGTTTATGTGCTTACTCGATGGCACAACATACAAACTTGACTTTGCGACCAATTATTTATGATGATGGCTCTTTAGAAAAAAAGTATCAAGACCAAATCATCAAAATTTTTCCCAATGCCAAAATAATTCTCAACTCAGAAATTGAAGAATACATAAATCAATATCTACCCCAGAAAAAATTTCCATATCTCAGAGAACGCCGCTTGAATTATCCAAATCTGCGAAAAGTAACAGATATTCACATTGCCTCTCAAGGATGGAAACTGGTATTAGATTCTGATATGTTATTTTTCCGTACACCAGATTTTCTATTAGACTGGCTCAAATCTCCTCAGCAGCCATGTCATATGGTAGATGTTGAGACTTCCTATGGTTATCCAGAAACTTTGATGGCTTCCTTAGCACAAGCCAATATATCTGAACGCTTGAATGTAGGAATATGTGGTTTAAAAAGTGAGGATATTGATTGGGAAAAATTAGAATATTGGTGCAGAACTATGATAGAGCAGCAAGGCACTCATTATTATCAAGAACAGGCACTTGTCGCTATGCTAATGGCTGGTAAACCTTGTGCAGTTGCACCAGATAAAGAATACATAGTTATGCCTAGTAAAGATGAAGTGATTCAGCCTCAAGCAGTTTTACATCACTATGTAGCAGACTCCAAGCCTTGGTATTTCCGCTATGGCTGGAAGCATATTGTTAAATAG
- a CDS encoding glycosyltransferase: MNPLVSVIIPTHNPNYERLQKTLNALKKQTLLQESWELIVIDNLTPDPTYIYKFDFSWHNYTKVVREEKLGLTRARIAGIKASQGKYLVFVDDDNVLDDNYLNNVIEIFQNYPHLGAIGGKSLPDFEVEPESWVKDFWVCLALRNLGEEIQIYAFDELPKKEKQHPYFAPIGAGMALQRQAALLYVDSIAENINRLSLDRTGKSLQSGGDCDINLTLLEAGWAVGYFPQLQLTHLISANRLTKDYLARLNRASLRSWVQVLDAHNIHPWQKIPSWSVIPRQIKAFFSYQPWKSPANYINWQGACGMFEGLGTLSANHGNQL, translated from the coding sequence ATGAATCCCCTTGTTTCAGTTATTATTCCTACTCATAATCCTAATTACGAGCGGTTACAAAAAACGCTTAATGCTTTAAAAAAACAGACTCTTTTACAGGAAAGCTGGGAACTAATAGTTATAGATAATTTAACACCTGATCCAACATATATTTATAAATTTGATTTTTCCTGGCACAACTATACAAAAGTTGTTAGGGAAGAAAAATTAGGCTTAACAAGAGCAAGAATAGCAGGAATTAAAGCAAGTCAAGGGAAATATCTAGTATTTGTGGATGATGATAATGTCCTTGATGATAATTATCTAAATAATGTAATTGAAATTTTTCAAAATTATCCACATTTAGGTGCAATTGGTGGTAAATCTCTCCCAGATTTTGAAGTCGAACCTGAGTCTTGGGTAAAAGATTTCTGGGTTTGTTTAGCACTACGTAATTTAGGTGAAGAAATTCAAATTTACGCTTTTGATGAACTCCCCAAAAAAGAAAAACAGCATCCTTACTTTGCTCCTATTGGAGCAGGAATGGCTTTGCAACGCCAAGCTGCATTGCTTTATGTTGATAGTATTGCAGAAAATATCAATAGGCTATCTCTAGATAGAACAGGTAAAAGTTTACAATCTGGAGGTGACTGCGACATTAACTTAACACTTCTCGAAGCTGGTTGGGCAGTAGGTTACTTCCCTCAACTACAATTAACTCATCTTATCTCAGCAAATCGTTTAACTAAAGATTACTTGGCGCGTCTGAATCGAGCTTCATTGCGTTCCTGGGTTCAAGTTTTAGATGCTCATAACATTCATCCTTGGCAGAAAATACCTAGTTGGAGTGTTATTCCCAGGCAGATAAAGGCATTTTTTAGTTATCAACCTTGGAAGAGTCCTGCTAATTACATCAATTGGCAAGGTGCTTGTGGAATGTTTGAGGGATTAGGAACTTTATCGGCTAACCACGGCAATCAACTCTAG